The following coding sequences are from one Carettochelys insculpta isolate YL-2023 chromosome 5, ASM3395843v1, whole genome shotgun sequence window:
- the ELAC1 gene encoding zinc phosphodiesterase ELAC protein 1, whose protein sequence is MSMDITFLGTGSAYPSPTRGASALVIRSEGECWLFDCGEGTQTQFMKSRLKAGRITKIFITHLHGDHFFGLPGLLCTISLQNSSTTTKQPVEIYGPLGLRNFIWRSLELSHSQLLFPYVVHELVPTPDQCPPEEFKELSYIDRDVFSKEVQGRTLHLDPVEKSYALVNNQQFVVKAFRLFHRIPSFGFLVEEKQRTGKLNAQKLKDLGVQPGPIYGKLKNGVTVVLENGITISPSDVLDEPIPGRKICILGDCSGVVGDAAMKLCYEADLLVHEATLDDTQMDKAKEHGHSTPKMAAEFAKLCKVKKLVLTHFSQRYKPTGQIGEGDIDVKELKRQAESALNGQEVILAEDFMTMEIPGKKQK, encoded by the exons ATGTCCATGGATATAACTTTTCTGGGAACAGGCTCCGCATATCCATCTCCAACAAGAGGAGCTTCAGCTTTAGTCATTCGTAGTGAAGGAGAATGCTGGCTATTTGATTGTGGAGAGGGAACTCAAACACAATTTATGAAAAGCCGTCTTAAAGCAG GTCGAATTACTAAGATATTTATAACTCATCTTCATGGTGACCATTTTTTTGGTCTTCCTGGTCTTCTGTGCACAATCAGTCTTCAGAATAGTTCTACTACAACCAAGCAACCTGTTGAAATCTATGGACCATTAGGACTACGAAACTTCATTTGGAGATCTCTGGAACTCTCCCACTCACAACTTCTCTTTCCTTATGTGGTTCATGAACTGGTACCTACACCAGATCAGTGCCCTCCAGAAGAATTTAAAGAACTATCTTATATTGACAGAGATGTCTTTTCCAAAGAAGTGCAAGGGAGAACACTTCATCTGGATCCTGTAGAAAAGTCCTATGCACTCGTCAACAATCAGCAGTTTGTTGTGAAAGCATTTCGATTATTTCACCGCATTCCTTCCTTTGGATTTTTAGTGGAGGAGAAGCAGCGGACTGGTAAACTCAATGCACAGAAGCTGAAAGACCTTG GAGTTCAGCCTGGTCCGATATATGGGAAACTGAAGAATGGTGTTACAGTTGTCTTAGAAAATGGAATAACCATTTCTCCTTCAGATGTCTTGGATGAGCCCATTCCTGGAAGAAAAATTTGTATTTTAGGTGACTGTTCAGGTGTTGTTGGAGATGCAGCTATGAAACTCTGTTACGAAGCAGATCTGTTGGTTCATGAAGCCACATTGGATGACACCCAAATGGATAAGGCCAAAGAGCATGGTCACAGCACTCCAAAAATGGCAGCTGAGTTTGCAAAGTTGTGTAAGGTTAAGAAACTAGTTCTGACTCATTTCAGTCAGAGATATAAACCAACTGGTCAAATTGGAGAAGGAGATATTGATGTCAAGGAACTGAAGAGACAAGCAGAATCAGCACTGAATGGTCAAGAAGTAATTTTAGCTGAAGATTTTATGACAATGGAAATTCCAGGGAAAAAGCAGAAGTAG